A window from Bdellovibrionales bacterium encodes these proteins:
- a CDS encoding CBS domain-containing protein, translated as MLVREIMRDKAEVIHFDHSVEEAAQMMKKGNFGSLPVEQNDRMVGMITDRDITIRVVAEGLDPKETKVIDCMTEGISYCYDDEDADAVARKMASVQVRRLPVINRNKRLVGIISLTDMARNARNEKLTQEIVSQVAH; from the coding sequence ATGTTAGTCAGGGAAATAATGCGCGACAAAGCCGAAGTGATTCACTTTGACCACTCGGTCGAAGAAGCCGCGCAAATGATGAAGAAAGGCAATTTCGGTTCCCTGCCCGTAGAGCAGAATGACAGAATGGTGGGTATGATTACTGACCGTGACATCACGATTCGCGTCGTTGCGGAAGGACTAGATCCCAAAGAAACCAAAGTCATCGATTGTATGACTGAAGGAATCAGCTACTGTTATGATGATGAGGATGCAGATGCCGTCGCTCGAAAAATGGCCTCTGTCCAAGTAAGACGTTTACCAGTCATCAACCGAAATAAAAGACTTGTAGGCATCATCAGTTTAACCGACATGGCCCGAAATGCCAGAAACGAAAAACTCACTCAAGAGATCGTATCCCAAGTGGCACATTAG
- a CDS encoding lipase maturation factor family protein, translating to MNETSYAMSAWVLSKGIAFCFILAFLALIPQVMGLYGKNGILSIQQFMRVLEEQTGPQRYYELPTIFWFNASDAFLYFIGGLGLATSTLALMGFCPPLMMITAWVCYLSFVNSGQDFLGFQWDSLLLEVGVLAIFLTPWGFDWKPWTAYEPSVFVRWLFWILLFKLMFLSGVVKILSKDFSWRDFTALKYHYWTQPIPNPLAYFMDKLPLWFQKASCVLMFFIELAVPFLIFIPGPLRWLAAALMIGLQLLIVLTGNYAFFNVLSIVLCLFLLDDSIWRLFLPKIFPAMTVVTDNPFFYESMGLVLAVLMIPLNLFWFGLAFRENSKLLNPAIPIIRAIYNYRFNSSYGLFAVMTKDRPELVLQGSNDNEIWVDYEFRYKPSRLDKMPPIVAPYHPRLDWQMWFAALGTFSQNLWLQNLMARIFMKSEPVIDLLKNNPFPNAPKYMRLVKYQYKFSTTKTLFEKGEWWTREYIGLYSPIFEKTDFVPEE from the coding sequence ATGAATGAAACCAGCTATGCCATGTCCGCCTGGGTCCTTTCAAAGGGCATCGCATTTTGTTTTATACTCGCGTTTCTCGCTCTCATTCCACAAGTCATGGGTCTCTATGGAAAAAACGGCATTCTTTCAATTCAGCAATTCATGAGAGTGCTGGAAGAACAGACCGGCCCACAAAGATATTACGAGTTACCGACGATTTTTTGGTTTAATGCAAGCGACGCATTTCTTTACTTTATCGGCGGCCTGGGGCTTGCCACTTCGACGCTGGCACTGATGGGATTTTGCCCACCGCTCATGATGATCACCGCATGGGTTTGCTATTTATCCTTTGTCAATTCTGGCCAGGACTTCCTTGGTTTTCAGTGGGACTCACTGCTTTTAGAAGTCGGTGTGCTCGCAATCTTTCTGACGCCGTGGGGATTTGACTGGAAACCATGGACTGCCTACGAACCCTCCGTGTTTGTACGCTGGCTCTTTTGGATTTTGCTTTTCAAATTAATGTTTCTTTCCGGTGTTGTGAAAATTCTCAGCAAAGACTTTTCGTGGCGCGACTTCACCGCTTTGAAATATCACTACTGGACACAGCCCATCCCCAATCCCCTGGCTTACTTCATGGATAAATTGCCACTGTGGTTTCAAAAAGCCAGCTGCGTGCTGATGTTCTTTATCGAACTCGCAGTTCCGTTTTTAATTTTTATTCCGGGACCTCTGCGCTGGCTAGCGGCGGCTTTGATGATCGGCCTGCAGTTGTTAATCGTTTTAACCGGCAACTATGCATTCTTTAATGTCTTAAGTATCGTCCTCTGTCTTTTTCTCTTGGATGATTCTATTTGGCGGCTGTTTCTACCGAAAATCTTTCCAGCTATGACCGTCGTCACCGACAATCCTTTCTTCTATGAATCAATGGGTCTTGTGCTGGCTGTGCTAATGATACCGCTCAATCTTTTCTGGTTCGGCCTTGCTTTTCGCGAAAACTCAAAACTCCTCAACCCGGCCATTCCGATTATTCGGGCGATTTACAATTATCGTTTTAATTCGAGCTACGGTCTTTTTGCGGTGATGACGAAAGATCGCCCCGAATTGGTTTTACAAGGCAGCAATGACAACGAGATCTGGGTGGACTATGAATTCCGCTACAAGCCCAGCCGCCTTGATAAGATGCCGCCAATTGTGGCTCCTTATCATCCGCGTTTAGATTGGCAGATGTGGTTTGCCGCCCTCGGCACCTTTAGTCAGAATCTATGGCTGCAAAATCTGATGGCACGCATATTTATGAAATCAGAGCCTGTAATTGATCTGCTCAAAAACAATCCTTTTCCAAATGCTCCGAAGTACATGCGTCTGGTAAAATACCAGTACAAATTCTCAACAACCAAAACTTTG
- the ybaK gene encoding Cys-tRNA(Pro) deacylase, with the protein MSDQEKPPMTTAVRELLDHQVHFTSHLFRYEEKGGTSVSSRELGVPEHAVIKTLIMENDAKEPLVILMHGDMQVSTKEMARELGVKKVSPCKPEVAERHSGYQVGGTSPFGTRKKMPVYLEKSILDLERIFINGGRRGYLVSLSPQELIRVLKPTLVSVGIKG; encoded by the coding sequence ATGAGTGACCAGGAAAAACCCCCGATGACCACGGCCGTTCGAGAACTTTTGGATCATCAGGTGCATTTTACCAGCCATCTTTTCAGGTATGAGGAAAAGGGTGGGACCTCGGTTTCTTCCCGCGAGCTCGGGGTTCCGGAACACGCTGTGATTAAGACCCTGATCATGGAAAATGACGCCAAAGAGCCCCTGGTTATCCTTATGCACGGGGATATGCAGGTTTCTACGAAGGAAATGGCTCGGGAGCTGGGGGTAAAAAAGGTGAGCCCCTGTAAACCCGAGGTTGCTGAGCGACATTCGGGCTATCAGGTCGGCGGGACGTCACCGTTTGGAACCAGAAAGAAAATGCCTGTTTACCTTGAAAAAAGCATCCTGGATCTCGAAAGGATTTTTATTAATGGCGGGCGTCGGGGTTATTTGGTATCTCTCTCCCCACAAGAATTGATCCGGGTCCTTAAACCGACGCTTGTCAGTGTCGGCATTAAGGGGTGA
- the mtgA gene encoding monofunctional biosynthetic peptidoglycan transglycosylase yields MKRTWQSLILRTVLFCFLSSLGAVLLYAFMPVYLTPLMVIRTTVSIFEPEFVGMHKTWVPIEQISPSIQRAVLKAEDYRFYDHKGFDFEAIEKAMKYNKTHKRKKGASTISQQTAKNVFLWPNRDWVRKGLEAYFTVLIESIWSKERIMEVYLNVIEFGPGVYGVEAAAQRYFHRPAAKLTPSQAAMMAAVLPNPNRFRIDRPSPYVLARQRRILYRVSPNVPKVEEANMWDFLKFGSSDDDATQ; encoded by the coding sequence ATGAAGCGAACCTGGCAATCTCTCATTCTGCGCACCGTTCTTTTTTGCTTCCTCAGTAGCCTGGGTGCTGTTTTGCTTTATGCATTTATGCCGGTGTACCTGACGCCTTTGATGGTCATCCGTACCACGGTGTCAATCTTTGAGCCTGAGTTCGTGGGCATGCACAAAACCTGGGTGCCGATAGAGCAGATCTCGCCAAGCATTCAGCGCGCAGTTTTAAAAGCCGAAGACTATCGTTTCTACGACCACAAGGGTTTTGATTTCGAGGCCATTGAAAAGGCCATGAAGTACAATAAAACTCATAAGCGTAAAAAGGGTGCGAGCACGATTAGTCAGCAGACGGCAAAGAATGTGTTCTTGTGGCCGAACCGTGATTGGGTTCGTAAGGGGCTTGAGGCTTACTTCACGGTTTTGATTGAGTCGATTTGGTCTAAAGAACGCATCATGGAAGTTTACTTGAACGTGATTGAATTCGGCCCGGGAGTTTATGGAGTTGAAGCGGCTGCTCAGCGCTATTTCCATCGCCCGGCTGCGAAGCTGACACCGTCGCAAGCAGCTATGATGGCGGCGGTTCTGCCGAATCCAAATCGCTTCCGCATAGATCGTCCATCACCTTATGTGCTGGCCCGCCAGCGCCGCATTTTGTATCGCGTCTCTCCGAATGTTCCGAAGGTCGAAGAAGCGAACATGTGGGATTTTCTGAAGTTCGGCTCTTCTGACGACGACGCCACTCAATAA
- a CDS encoding DUF1904 domain-containing protein, producing the protein MPHIRFRAVKSEYIQELSALLCKELAQEMGTSEDNFTFESIATQFFSQGAKTESYPFVEVLMFARPQNIQDRTAQIITDHLKRLGKYEDVIVVFQHLPKEQYYENGRHF; encoded by the coding sequence ATGCCACATATACGCTTCCGCGCAGTAAAGAGTGAGTACATTCAAGAACTTAGCGCATTACTTTGTAAAGAGCTCGCGCAGGAAATGGGGACCAGCGAAGACAACTTTACGTTCGAAAGTATTGCCACGCAGTTTTTCTCTCAAGGAGCAAAGACGGAGTCCTATCCTTTCGTCGAAGTGCTGATGTTCGCGCGGCCACAGAACATTCAGGATCGAACTGCACAAATTATTACCGACCATCTGAAGCGGCTCGGAAAGTATGAAGATGTGATTGTGGTTTTTCAGCATCTCCCCAAAGAGCAGTACTACGAGAACGGCCGTCATTTCTAG
- a CDS encoding BON domain-containing protein → MRFGFHSWDEQMYDDLSHLLRVHIEVDTTNIQFDLEEGEVCLVGSVPDDEMRFIAEDLVARSPGVKGVRNYLEVKYNETIFP, encoded by the coding sequence ATGCGCTTCGGTTTTCATTCGTGGGACGAGCAAATGTATGATGATCTTTCGCATTTGTTGCGAGTCCATATAGAAGTCGATACGACGAATATTCAATTCGACCTCGAAGAAGGTGAAGTCTGCCTTGTCGGTTCCGTGCCTGACGATGAAATGCGTTTTATCGCCGAAGACCTTGTGGCAAGGTCTCCGGGGGTCAAAGGTGTTCGTAACTACCTTGAAGTAAAGTATAACGAAACCATTTTTCCTTAA
- the lysM gene encoding peptidoglycan-binding protein LysM, translating into MGLVSFFKNAGEKLFGTAKEPDAESIKKYIQSQGLSTEGLDISFDKGTDTVTVAGQVADQTTKEKILLCCGNVQGVAKVQDNLKVSSPSQESQYYTVQSGDTLSKIAARFYGDAKKYNLIFDANRPMLSHPDKIYPGQNLRIPPQGVNQEKVMEQHP; encoded by the coding sequence ATGGGATTGGTTAGTTTCTTCAAAAATGCGGGCGAAAAACTTTTCGGCACGGCGAAAGAGCCTGATGCTGAATCCATTAAAAAATACATTCAGTCGCAAGGTCTTTCTACCGAAGGACTCGACATCAGCTTCGATAAAGGCACCGACACTGTGACAGTGGCGGGCCAGGTGGCGGATCAAACAACTAAAGAAAAAATTCTTCTTTGCTGTGGCAACGTTCAAGGCGTGGCAAAGGTGCAGGATAATTTGAAAGTCTCAAGTCCTTCCCAAGAATCTCAGTACTACACCGTTCAGAGTGGCGATACACTTTCAAAAATCGCGGCTCGCTTCTATGGGGACGCAAAAAAATACAATCTGATCTTCGATGCAAATCGTCCGATGCTCTCTCATCCGGACAAGATTTATCCCGGACAAAACCTGCGTATTCCTCCCCAAGGCGTGAATCAGGAAAAAGTCATGGAACAGCATCCATAG